The proteins below come from a single Aegilops tauschii subsp. strangulata cultivar AL8/78 chromosome 6, Aet v6.0, whole genome shotgun sequence genomic window:
- the LOC109750896 gene encoding F-box protein At5g03970-like has protein sequence MEPIQSYKPQLIIRCVRGLSLAGYLYFTLWRLIPLRQRTEMSPAAAPLDDENLLPEILLRLSPHPSSLPRASAVCKRWLLVVSDPDFALRFHRRHRPSPPFLGCFIHHSRGISYAPTMDSPDRVPAGRFSLQLDDSHRFWFLGCRHGLALVFHRSRKLVLVWDPVTGDQHRIAVPPGFNVNENPMHGAVLRAAGEVDHFQVVLVEAVGVAKQHTRKLACVYSSETGVWGNLTSMSVQSKGTFTLYFTGTSSVLVGSSLYWLIDGDFVGILEFNLERHSLAVIEVPVDMFERYSDFALTQADDGGLGLIILTGCNARLWKREAGCDGVASWAMGTTIELDKLLSLHSMKEKGTLTILGCAEENNVVFLSAVDGVFMVELEPLQFKKLHVLQLALLLSIRKCLHCR, from the coding sequence ATGGAGCCCATTCAGAGCTATAAACCCCAGCTGATCATCCGATGTGTTCGTGGGCTTTCGCTCGCAGGCTACCTGTACTTCACATTGTGGCGTCTGATTCCGCTCCGTCAGCGCACAGAGatgtcgccggcggcggcgccgctgGACGACGAAAACCTACTCCCCGAGATCCTTCTCCGGCTCTCTCCGCACCCGTCCTCCCTTCCCCGCGCATCCGCCGTCTGCAAGCGCTGGCTCCTCGTTGTCTCCGACCCCGACTTCGCCCTCCGCTTCCACCGCCGCCACCGACCTAGCCCTCCCTTCCTCGGTTGCTTCATCCACCACAGCCGAGGCATCTCCTACGCACCTACCATGGATTCCCCCGATCGTGTCCCCGCCGGGCGCTTCTCCTTGCAGCTCGACGATAGCCATCGCTTCTGGTTCCTCGGCTGCCGCCATGGCCTCGCGCTCGTCTTCCACAGATCACGGAAACTAGTCCTGGTGTGGGACCCCGTCACCGGCGATCAGCACCGCATTGCCGTTCCCCCAGGGTTCAACGTGAATGAAAACCCGATGCACGGGGCGGTGCTTCGTGCTGCCGGCGAGGTGGATCACTTCCAGGTGGTCTTGGTAGAGGCTGTCGGAGTCGCCAAACAACATACGCGAAAGCTAGCCTGTGTTTACTCGTCAGAGACCGGCGTATGGGGTAATCTCACCTCCATGTCTGTTCAATCCAAGGGTACTTTCACCTTGTATTTTACGGGAACGTCTTCTGTGCTGGTTGGGAGTTCCCTTTACTGGCTGATTGATGGGGATTTTGTTGGAATTCTCGAATTTAATTTGGAGAGGCACAGTTTAGCTGTGATAGAAGTGCCAGTGGATATGTTTGAAAGGTACAGCGACTTCGCGCTTACGCAGGCAGATGATGGTGGGCTGGGTCTAATAATTTTAACAGGCTGCAACGCCCGGTTATGGAAGAGGGAGGCTGGTTGTGATGGTGTTGCATCATGGGCAATGGGAACGACTATTGAACTGGACAAGTTACTTTCCCTACATTCAATGAAGGAGAAAGGGACCCTAACAATACTAGGGTGTGCAGAGGAAAATAATGTGGTCTTCCTGTCGGCGGTTGATGGTGTATTCATGGTCGAGCTTGAACCATTGCAATTCAAGAAACTTCACGTCCTGCAACTGGCTTTACTATTATCCATTCGAAAGTGTCTACACTGCAGGTAA
- the LOC109750897 gene encoding putative F-box/kelch-repeat protein At1g15680 isoform X2, with translation MGEMSPAAAPPLEDENLLSEILLCLPPLPSSLPRASAVCKRWRLLVSDPGFVRRFRRRHRRSPPLLGCFVLDRGGVSFTPTMDSPDRVPARRFSLQLDEGNRFCLLGCRNGLVLISNNSRKQVLVWDPVTGDQHHISFPPWFDTYPIHGAVLRAAGEVDHFQVVLVQVIWDEEHLRVLACVYSSETGGWGNLILIPIPSSVYCAGMSAVLVGNSFYWRLAGCFCAILEFNLERQSLSVIQVPVGEESSFTVMQAEGGGLGLLSVSGFTAQLWKRKVDCDGLSLWGMGRTIELDKLLSLNPEKKRVPPRIHGLAEYNNVVFLTRGDESVIMLQLESLQFKKFHGIGKGFYHHQFESVYSAGT, from the exons ATGGGCGAGatgtcgccggcggcggcgccgccgcTGGAAGACGAAAACCTTCTCTCCGAGATCCTCCTCTGCCTCCCCCCGCTGCCGTCCTCCCTTCCCCGCGCATCCGCCGTCTGCAAGCGCTGGCGCCTCCTCGTATCAGACCCCGGCTTCGTGCGCCgcttccgccgccgccaccgacgcaGCCCTCCCCTCCTCGGCTGCTTCGTCCTAGACCGGGGAGGCGTCTCCTTCACACCTACCATGGATTCCCCAGATCGTGTCCCCGCCAGGCGCTTCTCCTTGCAGCTCGACGAGGGCAACCGCTTCTGTCTCCTCGGCTGCCGCAATGGCCTTGTGCTCATCTCCAACAATTCACGGAAGCAAGTCCTGGTGTGGGACCCCGTCACCGGCGACCAGCACCACATCTCCTTTCCCCCATGGTTCGACACATACCCGATTCATGGGGCGGTGCTTCGTGCTGCTGGCGAGGTGGACCACTTCCAGGTGGTCCTGGTACAGGTCATATGGGATGAAGAGCATTTGCGAGTGCTCGCCTGCGTTTACTCGTCAGAGACAGGCGGCTGGGGTAATCTTATCTTAATACCAATTCCATCATCGGTTTATTGTGCGGGCATGTCAGCCGTGTTGGTTGGAAATTCCTTCTACTGGCGCCTTGCTGGGTGTTTTTGTGCTATTCTCGAGTTTAATTTGGAGAGGCAGAGTTTATCTGTGATACAAGTGCCAGTTGGCGAGGAGAGTAGCTTCACTGTTATGCAGGCCGAGGGTGGTGGGCTAGGTTTACTCTCCGTGTCAGGCTTCACCGCCCAATTATGGAAGAGGAAGGTTGATTGTGATGGTCTTTCATTATGGGGGATGGGAAGAACTATTGAACTGGACAAGCTACTTTCCCTGAATCCAGAGAAGAAGAGAGTGCCCCCGAGAATACATGGGCTTGCTGAGTACAATAATGTGGTGTTCCTGACTAGAGGTGATGAAAGTGTCATCATGCTGCAGCTTGAGTCATTGCAATTCAAGAAATTTCATGGGATTGGCAAAGGTTTTTATCATCATCAATTCGAAAGTGTCTATTCTGCAG GTACCTAG
- the LOC109750895 gene encoding uncharacterized protein: MGDMSPAAAPLEDENLLSEILLRLSPLPSSLPRASAVCKRWRLLVSDPGFVRRFRRRHRRSPPFLGCFVPHRGGVSFTPTMDSPDRAAPGRFSLQLDDGYRFCLLGCRHGLVLISNDSRKQILVWDPVTGDQHHIAFPPRLHGITNSIHGALLRAAGEVGHFQVVLLQDIVDEDHFRVIACVYSSETGR; encoded by the coding sequence ATGGGCGACatgtcgccggcggcggcgccgctgGAGGACGAAAACCTACTCTCAGAGATCCTCCTCCGCCTCTCCCCGCTGCCGTCCTCCCTTCCCCGTGCATCTGCCGTCTGCAAGCGCTGGCGCCTCCTCGTATCAGACCCCGGCTTCGTGCGCCgcttccgccgccgccaccgacgcaGCCCTCCCTTCCTCGGCTGCTTCGTCCCACACCGGGGAGGCGTCTCCTTCACACCTACCATGGATTCCCCGGATCGTGCCGCCCCCGGGCGTTTCTCCTTGCAGCTCGACGACGGCTACCGCTTCTGTCTCCTCGGCTGCCGCCATGGCCTTGTGCTCATCTCCAACGATTCACGGAAGCAAATCCTGGTGTGGGACCCCGTCACCGGCGACCAGCACCACATCGCCTTTCCCCCAAGGCTTCACGGGATTACCAACTCGATTCATGGGGCGTTGCTTCGTGCCGCCGGCGAGGTGGGTCACTTCCAGGTGGTGCTGCTACAGGACATAGTTGATGAAGATCATTTCAGAGTGATCGCCTGCGTTTATTCGTCAGAGACCGGCCGATAG
- the LOC109750897 gene encoding putative F-box/kelch-repeat protein At1g15680 isoform X1 has product MGEMSPAAAPPLEDENLLSEILLCLPPLPSSLPRASAVCKRWRLLVSDPGFVRRFRRRHRRSPPLLGCFVLDRGGVSFTPTMDSPDRVPARRFSLQLDEGNRFCLLGCRNGLVLISNNSRKQVLVWDPVTGDQHHISFPPWFDTYPIHGAVLRAAGEVDHFQVVLVQVIWDEEHLRVLACVYSSETGGWGNLILIPIPSSVYCAGMSAVLVGNSFYWRLAGCFCAILEFNLERQSLSVIQVPVGEESSFTVMQAEGGGLGLLSVSGFTAQLWKRKVDCDGLSLWGMGRTIELDKLLSLNPEKKRVPPRIHGLAEYNNVVFLTRGDESVIMLQLESLQFKKFHGIGKGFYHHQFESVYSAGTSIGGGQDGAELLHNIFSNTHECAYHSLKKKREESQIHSYNIIYMPSLPDTTIQAYPLLLHNT; this is encoded by the exons ATGGGCGAGatgtcgccggcggcggcgccgccgcTGGAAGACGAAAACCTTCTCTCCGAGATCCTCCTCTGCCTCCCCCCGCTGCCGTCCTCCCTTCCCCGCGCATCCGCCGTCTGCAAGCGCTGGCGCCTCCTCGTATCAGACCCCGGCTTCGTGCGCCgcttccgccgccgccaccgacgcaGCCCTCCCCTCCTCGGCTGCTTCGTCCTAGACCGGGGAGGCGTCTCCTTCACACCTACCATGGATTCCCCAGATCGTGTCCCCGCCAGGCGCTTCTCCTTGCAGCTCGACGAGGGCAACCGCTTCTGTCTCCTCGGCTGCCGCAATGGCCTTGTGCTCATCTCCAACAATTCACGGAAGCAAGTCCTGGTGTGGGACCCCGTCACCGGCGACCAGCACCACATCTCCTTTCCCCCATGGTTCGACACATACCCGATTCATGGGGCGGTGCTTCGTGCTGCTGGCGAGGTGGACCACTTCCAGGTGGTCCTGGTACAGGTCATATGGGATGAAGAGCATTTGCGAGTGCTCGCCTGCGTTTACTCGTCAGAGACAGGCGGCTGGGGTAATCTTATCTTAATACCAATTCCATCATCGGTTTATTGTGCGGGCATGTCAGCCGTGTTGGTTGGAAATTCCTTCTACTGGCGCCTTGCTGGGTGTTTTTGTGCTATTCTCGAGTTTAATTTGGAGAGGCAGAGTTTATCTGTGATACAAGTGCCAGTTGGCGAGGAGAGTAGCTTCACTGTTATGCAGGCCGAGGGTGGTGGGCTAGGTTTACTCTCCGTGTCAGGCTTCACCGCCCAATTATGGAAGAGGAAGGTTGATTGTGATGGTCTTTCATTATGGGGGATGGGAAGAACTATTGAACTGGACAAGCTACTTTCCCTGAATCCAGAGAAGAAGAGAGTGCCCCCGAGAATACATGGGCTTGCTGAGTACAATAATGTGGTGTTCCTGACTAGAGGTGATGAAAGTGTCATCATGCTGCAGCTTGAGTCATTGCAATTCAAGAAATTTCATGGGATTGGCAAAGGTTTTTATCATCATCAATTCGAAAGTGTCTATTCTGCAG GCACCAGCATTGGTGGTGGACAGGATGGAGCTGAACTTTTGCACAATATTTTCTCGAATACGCACGAGTGTGCGTATCATTCATTAAAGAAGAAGCGGGAAGAATCCCAAATCCACAGTTACAACATTATTTACATGCCGAGTTTACCCGACACCACCATACAAGCCTATCCGCTACTTCTGCACAATACATAA